Part of the Aquarana catesbeiana isolate 2022-GZ linkage group LG12, ASM4218655v1, whole genome shotgun sequence genome, cacagtcaccagatgtcAATCCAATAGAGCCCCTTTGGGatatggtggaatgggagattcacatcatggatgtgcagccgacaaatcagcaactgtgtgatgctatcatgtcaatttgaaccaaaatctctgagaaatgtttccaacaccttgttgaatccaatgcagcttcctgtgatggtgtggcaacaacACTGCACTGCCCCTGAATCTGGAACAGATTTGCCACTCTTTTGTAGGCTATGTCTGCATGAACTACAATGGGATGAGATGATGTTGCAGGGGGCATTGCTGTCAGCATTGTCATTGCCTATCAACGAGCCTATCAATCAGCAtttggccacacctagtcctgcaaATACTTTCTGGATTAATAGCATTGCCTCTTCTGTTGAAACCCTTACACACAAAAAGGATTTTCCTTAGTCAGATATGGTAAAGGaagtttttcttatttcttttaagAGGTTTACATATTCCCTATTAACTGTATTTGGTACTTCTTTAGATTGGCATAAAGGATCCTGTTGTTGTACTTGAAAAATAACATTATTTGTAATAGTGTTTTTAAATTGCAGAATTCTTCATTGATGGTTTGGGACGCCTGAGGGTAGGTTCATGTGACCACGTCATTAttggccaccaaaaaaaaaaaaaaccagcagaggAAAAACTACTTAAGCTGTTCCGTAAATACACAACATTCCGGAAAAAGAATTCTGAGGAACAAAGAGCTAAATATGAACTACTTCATTTCAAGAACCGACTGAGCTGTTTCATAAAGAAGTACGATTTTCTTTCTTTAATGGATCTCCaaactgcaggaaaaaaaataaactttactaATAGCTATAGGTCTAACTCAGTAGTGTATTggacctttgcagagagaccactgctttcacacagtGAGCAAaagtccttctctacagcatgccgccaggaggcattttttttaaatgtttggttgCCTTGCCTTATCAAGAAAATGAACTGCGAGATTTTGACCATCTTTTGTTTAGATGCACCTGTAATATCATTAGCTGATTTAACCACTAGCTgattgccctatagcagttttacagcTGTGCGCCGGATCACGTACAAATACGTGATCTGGCTCTTCCGAgtagcggactcgatgtccgccgacaCCCATGATCAttcggtacagaggcagaatggcagtctgcctataaaaacaaggcagattgccgttctgtcagtacaaaaggcatggatcctgtgttcctgcaaagcagaggcaTGGATCCTGTGCTCCTGCAAAGcagaggcatggatcctgtgttcctacaaagcagaggcatggatcctgtgttcctgcaaagcagaggcatggatcctgtgttcctgcaaagcagaggcatggatcctgtgttcctgcaaagcagaggcatggatcctgtgttcctacaaagcagaggcatggatcctgtgttcctgcaaagcagaggcatggatcctgtgttcctgcaaagcagaggcatgaatcctgtgttcctgcaaagcagaggcatgaatcctgtgttcctgcaaagcagaggcatggatcctgtgttcctgcaaagcagaggcatggatcctgtgttcctgcaaagcagaggcatgaatcctgtgttcctgcaaagcagaggcatgaatcctgtgttcctgcaaagcagaggcatggatccatgccttcccctagtaaaacactccaacactgtacaaaaacactggctttgatcacccctgatgttaacccctccccagccagtgtcattagtacaatgacagtgcatatttttagcactaatcactttattagtgtcactggtccccaaaaaagtttcaaaagtgccAGTTAGCCTTCGATTTGTCCggtgcaatattgcagtcccgctataagtcactgattgctaccattactagtaaaaaaaaaaaaaaaaatccataaatatatcccatagcttgcagacgctataacttttgcgcaaaccaatcaatatacgcttattgggatttttttttttaccaaaaacatgtagcagaatacatatttgcctaaattgatgaagaaattagattttttaaaaaattttattggatgtgttttatagcagaaagtaaaaaaatgaattttttcaaaattgttgctcttttttgtttatccccttcccgccgagtgtaCGCAGATATGTCGTcgggctttcgggggttataccgggatgatacccgcagctccaggcatcatcccggtactgttttttagagccggcgatcggctttccaaggattacaaccgatgcggctaaaagccacttggctgttataccggaggagcaggaggggacatccccccctcccgccgcctcccgacgctcttactgggcctcccgttccaccgggaggcccgatcaacaatccgccgcctctggcagctagggacagactggacCAAATCTGTaagtggctttgttccagtctcctaattgtaaacacggaagcgacgtcatgacgtcacttcccgtttactcggctgccaatggcgccggttttaaaaaatatacagtattcagaatcgccgaaaatggcgatctgaatactttgaagtgcaagggagggatcgggggtcttttagacccccgatcccttcataaagaatacccgtcaccacctattactgtcacaagggatgtttatatttcttgtgacagcaataaaagtgatcaaaaattttctttttttaaacacagtttattaatataaaaataaataaaataaataagaaaaaaaaaatgtttaaagcgcccccgtccccgcgagctcgcgcagcaaagaaaacgcatacggaagtcgcgtccacatatgtaaacgatgttcaaatcacacatgtgaggtatcgccgcgatcgtcagtgcgataattctagcactagaccccctctgtaacgctaacctggtaaccgtaaaaaaaatttaaagcatcgcctatggagatttttaggtaccgtagtttgtcgccattccacgagtgcgtgcaattataaagtgtgacatgtttggtatctatttactcggcgtaatatcatctttctcattatacaaaaaaaattgggctaactttattgttttttttttttttaattcatgaatgtgtcccttttcccaaaaagttgcgtttaaaagaccactgcacaaataccgtgtgacataaaatattgcaacaatcgccattttattctctagattctctgataaaaaatatatatataatgtttgggggctctaagatattttctagcaaaaaacaagtattttaacttgtaaacaccaaatgtcaaaaaataggcttagtcatgaaagggtcaaAGCGGAAAAAATttaaaactacagaggtgatcaaatactacaaaagaaggttatatttgtggaaaaaaagggacatcaattttatttaggtacagagTTGCACAATCGTATTCCGACAGAGAGACAAACAATAGTGCTCAACTTTTTTATACAGGGGAGAGCATTTATtcttacaatttatttttattatcttgtAAATTGTTTGCATATTAGCCACATCTCTTACTAATAATGCAACTGGGACATGCAGCTAGATTggaactttaaggctgggttcacacttagtgcagatgcggctcacagcaggggactGGGGGTGTCCCTGTTCTTAGTTTCAGGGACAAATCTGGCCCAAATtctgacctgaaacggagccaaagacacacagcaccTCTGTGCAATCCGCTCCGTGACTGTCACAAAGCTGTGTGACCCAGTTCCATTTagagccgggcacactctcctgtcatgcaaattgaatgcggggaaaacccacatccaattcgcactagtgggAACCCAGCCTCAATCATAGATATCAATTGATTATAAAGACTTGCAGAGATCATACCAATtttggacagcccccccccccaaaaaaaaaattatttatattgtTAGCAATCCTAACCTTAGTTATGTTAAACATTTCTCCAAAATAAATCTTTGTCAAAAACGGTCTTTTTTTccgcatattaaaaaaaaaaaagaaaaacgtaaaTTGAGTTGTCTTTACACATGTAATAGTCTTGTTTGACCATCCTTTATTATGATTGTGTTTGTTTAACTCATTTATACCTTCTTTCCGTTTATCTAGGGAAATTCCAAAATGATGACAGAAGCCTACAGACATTCATGTACAAGGTGTGTGTAGATAtcaaatataatgtgtatatatatatatatatatatatatatatatatatatatatatacacacacactatattgccaaaagtattgtgacacctgcctttacacacacatgaacttcacTGGCATCCCAGTCTAACGCTGGTCATACACCATACAATTATATTATTACATTTTctgtagatttaccttcaactatgtagtgcaagggcctgcctgattgcacacaaattgaaagtgtttaggtatgacgtcatattatatggttttggtaaatctaaaagtaggaaagttgtacaagaaaattgtataatgtatggccagtcttaagcctggttgcatactaacgttacacaattgtcgtgccacaaacatgaacgtagtgacgtactacaaggaatttcagctctcgaCCGCCGCCCTTTGGGccctttctgctaatttcatgtttggtgagcattgattccgaacaGACGTGTTTGTACTGTCAGACTCACCGATAGGAGTACCATTGTGGCAGATAAGATCCAAGTCTTCTGAGGTTGAAGATAATACGGCAGGTTTTGGAATTTTATTGGATTATAATATCCAATATAAGAAATTAGAGAGAATCATAGCCAAGCATTGGCCGATCCTCAAATGTGATCGTACTCTGGGACCTATCCTCCCTTGATATCCCAAGTTCATCTACCGTAAAGCACCCTCTCTTCGGGACCGTTTGGTACCAGGAGTATTTGATCTCCCTAAATTGGCGGACAGTAAGCTTTTTAGCTTTTTGTCCAGTTTCTATGCGTTCGGCAGATGTGCTACTTGCAAGAGTGCTAGTAGAAACACCAAGAAGCGTAAAGAGTTTGTTTCTAATGTCATGCATAAATGTTATCAGATTGAAAGCCTTATCACATGttcatctgtaggggtggtctatATGCTTGAGTGCGATTGTGGCCTACAGTATGTGGGCCACACTTCAAGAGCACTACAACATTAAAAGAGGAGTGAAGACCCATAGTGTTTCCAGGCACTTTAGAACTTGTCATCAAAGAGACCCCAAGTGCCTtaagttttgggggatagaaaaggttCCCCGTCATTGGTGAGGTGGCCACTATATTAGACAGTTGAGTcacagagaatccttctggatttatgaaaCTAAGGTTATGTCACCTTTAGGAATGAATGTGGACTTCGATCTCAACTGTTTCATCTCCAATAGATAGTtggtcttttgttttttattttagctctgtccataattttaatatttttatattctgTCATTTGGTTTAAATTTATTTATGTCCGCATATGAATTTCTGCACATACCTATTATAGATTCTTGTATGTGATGTTGTTATCGAGATGGCCGTGGACTgacgtttatttatatatatatatatttatatatatcgtttttatatatttttaattttttaatcaatGTGCTGTGTTGGAAAGTTTTTCAGCTTCATATTTATACAAACGGGGGTGcttatttctttttcttcttttcctttgttttatttattacatataagaGGTACGATTATTCCCTACATGTAATTTACATAAATTAGCGCCagtatttgtatttatatatacatCAGTACTTTGCATGTTTTCATTTTAGTGGTAGCCTGGTGGGATAGTTTTGTAATGGAACTGGTCATTTGACCATTGTATCCAGTCCCTCTATTGGCTTACTGCTGGTTACCATGGCACTATATATAACGAGCGGGCCGTCTGTGTGTACCCTGCCCCGCACTGAGGAAGTCCCGCCtttggacgtaacgcgtacgggggtcaggggtcatgcatgacgtcacccgcggccgtcTCGTTGGTAACATTGCACGCTAGTCTGCCTGTACTCGGTACTGAGTGCAGCAGGATGTGAGTACCTTTGATcgtttttatatttcaataaagtgtcatactgagagcattagatcgctgtgTCTTTTTCCTTACACGTGCTGCAACATCTCACGGACTGTGGACGAGTACTGGATATTCCATCTGTAGGATTACCTGCCTGGTGTTCCATTACTgttgtgtgacctgtttcaggtcgagtccTGGAGGTGAGAGGCTAATCTGTGTTGTGGAGGGATCACAGACACCTGACTGAAGATTTGCCTTGTGTGTCACTTGCACTTGAGTCATTAGCAGCTTCCTTTCACTCACCAGTTGGGACTGTTTTATTATATGGACATTTACTCACCCTCATGTGTGTTCACTTACACCAATTggaataattttttctttattgatATGGACTCTTagaattgcgcagcactttttcaattttgtgtttgtactttcgacttttgtgtgacggatttgtgtacagaccATCAGAAAATCTAACGTCAAACCGCTGTCCGCCAAAAACTTACCaacatgtcatccaacatttgttggccgaaagttggacaacaattgtcaaaaggagcgtactaacagtaatagggcgtacacacggtcggactttgttcggacattccgacaacaaaatcctaggattttttccgacggatgttggctcaaacttgttttgcctacacacggtcgcacaaagttgtcggaatttccgatcgacaaccacgcggtcacgtacaccacgtacgacgagtctagaaaaggccggttcagaaccaagcgcggcaccctttgggctccttttgctaatctcgtgttagtaaaagtttggtgagagacgattcgcgctttttcagactcgtggctttcagattgttttctgccgttcagtttgtgcttgtgggtttgtatctgctcttcagtgcgtgcataaAGTTCGTATCAGAGTTTGCTGTGTGGTCTTgcctgctcattgctgtttttcaggtcgctcttcacaggccttgctgttcttcagtgcgttctgttacttcgttctgagcagccgaccgttttctagccatgtttcttatgcgtactcctcgtagagttcgtgctgtgcgggggcttggtgtt contains:
- the LOC141113338 gene encoding beta-1,4 N-acetylgalactosaminyltransferase 2-like is translated as MTMTQSTQNNEHIVIEGEKGECPCMAHNKHALFFQGWFAGRNLAVSQVTTKYFLWVDDDFVFTEETKIEKLVDVLDGTDLDVVGGNVAGNHFSITLLLEEGGDEGDCLHWEKGAYHQIEGFPNCVLCSGVVNFFLAHTERVLGVGFDPKLNRIAHTEFFIDGLGRLRVGSCDHVIIGHQKKKKPAEEKLLKLFRKYTTFRKKNSEEQRAKYELLHFKNRLSCFIKKYDFLSLMDLQTAGKKINFTNSYRSNSGNSKMMTEAYRHSCTRCATCKSASRNTKKRKEFVSNVMHKCYQIESLITCSSVGVVYMLECDCGLQYVGHTSRALQH